Proteins found in one Mytilus edulis chromosome 2, xbMytEdul2.2, whole genome shotgun sequence genomic segment:
- the LOC139512824 gene encoding uncharacterized protein — MSVNQQQKRAMKRLMQDYDEIQREPVENVSAAPLDENVFEWHCNFKHDDIIYHLLLLFTDNYPYESPSAEFVPVGFQYNSGATKQGKKGTKVCLNIFSDFADIHTEWKDEKSVGWSPGYTVQTILLNVVAFLAETQSGSSWWCTNANIHNLQLSESFSCKDCGHNYKKPFPPINAGKPELPLKKQDSKKTKKVAPKADSSKEVIIDYMSKEQFSLAPPKSDDDLFGYGLIVSGPKHRPSLTTPCEFLKQESFTSMNKAMGCVKSVMKEDVKFFLPMYIHPPHGDKIKQTFENALVQVAGILKSCNPKKTPIEEIVIRVIPNLMSATVVEFSKGTQHTSDNSLNGYFSLHRLLLWALETYPNLQKLIDDRLKEFIDNEDRRTKKACPHIGEWLMLLAASSKYRWQDAAMAYMSESWRRHVMWYVKDDAKLGFLDTDKDYRIKQTFERTAVSRKLLAFQVLFLDIAMPKDKTRADLIKRYDTNLGFPTAEMVKAMKDSIDKLKNVKTYKDWFDVLKVKPLSEQGVYDKLLDSVNYSLKTDGYRWTFWKNAGGWMEVLKRYPIEKKPKAEKDKASTPKGKPIKEDETAKKGQGKKSKKEDIEEPKAKGRGKKAKAEDMEIEAPKPKGRGKKAKVEDVEIVEPKAKGRKRKANTDDMEVEAPKPKGRGKKANVEDVEIEEPKPKGRGKKAKVELMEVKESTTPVRGRGKRKAEDSPAIGRKAKKAR; from the exons ATGTCAGTCAACCAACAGCAGAAGCGCGCAATGAAGCGTCTAATGCAAGATTATGATGAAATTCAGAGGGAGCCAGTGGAAAATGTATCAGCAGCTCCATTGGATGAAAATGTGTTTGAATGGCACTGTAATTTCAAACATGACGACATAATCTACCACTTACTACTATTGTTTACAGACAATTATCCATACGAAAGTCCCAGTGCAGAATTCGTGCCAGTCGGGTTCCAGTACAACAGTGGAGCAACAAAACAAGGAAAGAAAGGAACCAAAGTTTGCTTGAATATATTTTCCGACTTTGCTGATATTCATACAGAATGGAAAGATGAGAAATCTGTTGGTTGGTCTCCCGGTTACACAGTACAGACGATTCTTCTAAACGTAGTTGCTTTTCTTGCCGAGACGCAATCTGGTAGTAGTTGGTGGTGCACCAATGCAAATATCCATAACTTACAATTATCAGAGTCATTCTCGTGCAAGGATtgtggtcataattataaaaaacCGTTTCCACCCATCAATGCAGGAAAGCCTGAATTGCCGTTGAAAAAGCAAGACTCAAAAAAGACCAAGAAGGTTGCGCCAAAAGCAGATTCGTCAAAAGAAGTTATCATTGACTACATGTCTAAGGAACAATTTTCTTTAGCTCCCCCAAAAAGTGACGATGATCTATTTGGTTATGGACTGATTGTATCTGGACCGAAACATAGACCATCTCTTACCACACCTTGTGAGTTTCTGAAACAAGAGTCCTTCACAAGCATGAACAAAGCCATGGGCTGCGTCAAAAGTGTAATGAAAGAAGATGTCAAATTCTTTCTTCCGATGTACATCCACCCTCCACATGGCGataaaattaaacagacatttgaaaatgcattagTCCAAGTTGCTGGAATACTAAAGAGCTGCAACCCGAAGAAAACGCCCATAGAAGAAATTGTCATTCGTGTCATACCAAACTTAATGAGCGCCACTGTAGTTGAATTTTCTAAAGGAACTCAACATACAAGCGACAACAGCCTGAATGGATATTTCTCCTTACACAGATTACTACTATGGGCATTGGAAACCTACCCAAATCTTCAAAAACTTATTGACGATCGTTTGAAG GAATTCATAGACAACGAAGACAGACGAACGAAGAAAGCCTGTCCACATATAGGAGAGTGGCTGATGTTACTAGCTGCATCTTCCAAATATAG ATGGCAAGATGCAGCAATGGCGTACATGTCTGAGAGCTGGAGACGACATGTAATGTGGTATGTTAAAGATGACGCTAAGCTTGGTTTCCTGGACACAGACAAAGACTACAGAATCAAACAAACATTTGAACGCACAGCTGTTAGCAGAAAACTTTTAGCCTTTCAGGTTTTGTTTTTGGATATCGCCATGCCAAAGGACAAAACAAGAGCGGACTTGATCAAAAGATACGACACAAACCTCGGGTTTCCTACAGCAGAAATGGTGAAAGCGATGAAAGATTCCATTGATAAATTGAAAAATGTCAAAACGTACAAGGACTGGTTCGAT GTCCTGAAAGTTAAACCTCTTAGTGAACAAGGAGTTTATGATAAACTGTTAGATTCTGTAAATTATTCACTAAAGACAGATGGTTACAGATGGACATTTTGGAAGAACGCTGGTGGATGGATGGAAGTTTTAAAAAGATATCCGATAGAAAAGAAAC CTAAAGCTGAGAAAGATAAAGCAAGTACACCTAAAGGAAAACCAATCAAGGAAGATGAAACGGCAAAGAAAGGTCAAGGAAAGAAATCAAAGAAAGAAGATATTGAAGAACCAAAGGCAAAGGGCCGGGGAAAGAAAGCTAAAGCTGAAGACATGGAAATTGAAGCACCAAAACCAAAAGGCCGGGGAAAGAAAGCTAAAGTCGAAGATGTTGAAATTGTAGAACCAAAGGCAAAGGGACGGAAAAGAAAAGCTAACACAGACGATATGGAAGTCGAAGCACCAAAACCAAAAGGTCGCGGAAAGAAAGCTAATGTCGAAGATGTTGAAATTGAAGAACCAAAACCAAAAGGTCGGGGAAAGAAAGCTAAAGTTGAACTTATGGAAGTAAAAGAATCCACAACTCCCGTTAGAGGCCGAGGAAAGCGTAAAGCTGAAGATTCGCCAGCGATTGGACGTAAAGCTAAGAAAGCTCGTTAA